Genomic DNA from Candidatus Eisenbacteria bacterium:
TTTGACCTCTGGACCCCTCCGCAGATCCGACCCGGGATTTACAGGGTTCATCTATATATTGAGGAACACCTGTTCAATCCCAATGTCCGGCTGAGCCAACTCCTCAGCGAGAGGGCGTCGGATCTGGGAGCGGTTGTTGCGACGGTGGAGATTCTGCCGGGAGGGGCCGGTTACTCTCCGTAGGGCATCGGCGGGATTTTCCCGCACAGCCGTGAATAGAGCGAGAGGGCGCCGCGATGATGCGCCGTGTGATCCGAGATGCCGCCCACGATGACATGACGGGGTCCATTGATGATCGGATTTTTGGGGATCATCTGGTTGATCTCTTCCATCGATCGGTTTTCAAAGACCTTGACCGCATTGTCCATTGATCGGTCAAACCAGGCCTTCGCCTCGCTTAAGGAGGTGACGGCGCTGATCTCTTTATGGGCCCCCTCAAAATCCATCGAGAAACCCTCAGGATCGAAGGCCCCTTTGACAAACCAATCAATCGTCTGTGCGGTGTGGGCCACCTGCTGGGCGGCGGTAAAGGCCTCCGGTGTGGGCGCGAAATTCGAATCTTCCTCATCCAGATTGCGGATCGTGCGGTTAAAGAACGCCTTCACCTGTGTGAGAATCATCGGATA
This window encodes:
- a CDS encoding DinB family protein, producing the protein MSENPYPMILTQVKAFFNRTIRNLDEEDSNFAPTPEAFTAAQQVAHTAQTIDWFVKGAFDPEGFSMDFEGAHKEISAVTSLSEAKAWFDRSMDNAVKVFENRSMEEINQMIPKNPIINGPRHVIVGGISDHTAHHRGALSLYSRLCGKIPPMPYGE